A portion of the Paenibacillus hamazuiensis genome contains these proteins:
- a CDS encoding MFS transporter translates to MNKLTSIFFLIMFLIGTDTFLISPLIPTLQSMFQVSTEVSGWMMGAYTLGAALFALVAGPLSDGLNRKKVMLAGMTGFAVSTLLCGFATGFWSMCLFRFLAGVSAAFTAPQVWAAVPSLLPAPKIAKAMGIVYAGLAVSQALGVPIGSMLAAVHWQYPFFAIGICSLLLAAVIFVAVPDMKPSQVPGAKTPIFQRYVPLLTSGRARGTFLAYFFIHLGSNAAFAFLGKWMTDRFHLSVDQIGYMMILLGLGNLAGSMGSGYVSGVLNRFNTMVIGFVLLIAAFVSLPHFTSVSAVAGAYFVIFALLGIMFPLIIGILTSLNPSIRGTISSLSTSTMNAATTLASWIAGMLYVLFNGFSAIGIFAAVCFAGALFIFALSGVLAGETGTTAEKKPA, encoded by the coding sequence ATGAACAAATTGACTTCGATTTTTTTCCTGATCATGTTTTTGATCGGCACCGATACTTTCTTGATTTCCCCGCTCATTCCGACGCTGCAAAGCATGTTTCAAGTTTCCACTGAGGTGTCCGGTTGGATGATGGGAGCTTATACGCTTGGGGCAGCGCTGTTTGCGCTTGTTGCCGGTCCCTTGTCCGACGGCTTGAACCGGAAAAAAGTGATGCTGGCCGGAATGACCGGCTTTGCGGTTTCCACGCTGTTATGCGGCTTCGCGACCGGTTTCTGGTCGATGTGCCTGTTTCGTTTTTTGGCCGGCGTGAGTGCGGCGTTTACCGCACCGCAAGTTTGGGCGGCTGTTCCGTCGCTGCTGCCGGCGCCGAAGATCGCCAAAGCGATGGGGATCGTTTATGCGGGGCTCGCCGTATCCCAGGCGCTCGGCGTGCCGATCGGCAGCATGCTCGCCGCGGTCCATTGGCAGTATCCGTTTTTTGCGATCGGCATATGTTCTCTTCTGCTCGCCGCCGTGATCTTTGTCGCGGTGCCGGACATGAAGCCGAGCCAAGTTCCGGGGGCCAAAACGCCGATCTTCCAAAGATACGTTCCGCTGCTGACGAGCGGACGCGCAAGAGGGACTTTCCTCGCCTATTTCTTCATTCATCTCGGGAGCAACGCGGCGTTTGCGTTCCTCGGCAAATGGATGACCGACCGCTTTCACCTGTCGGTGGATCAAATCGGGTACATGATGATATTGCTGGGACTCGGCAATCTGGCTGGCAGCATGGGGAGCGGGTATGTGTCGGGCGTGTTGAACCGTTTTAATACGATGGTTATCGGCTTTGTTCTGCTTATCGCGGCGTTTGTCTCGCTGCCGCATTTCACGTCGGTATCCGCCGTAGCGGGCGCGTATTTTGTCATATTCGCCCTTCTCGGCATCATGTTTCCTCTCATCATAGGGATATTGACCTCGCTCAATCCTTCCATCCGGGGGACGATTTCGAGTCTTTCGACTTCCACGATGAACGCGGCGACAACGCTCGCTTCGTGGATCGCCGGCATGCTGTATGTGCTGTTTAACGGATTTTCGGCCATTGGCATTTTCGCGGCTGTTTGCTTCGCGGGTGCGCTGTTCATTTTTGCGCTGAGCGGGGTTTTGGCGGGGGAAACGGGGACGACGGCGGAAAAGAAGCCGGCTTGA
- the mraY gene encoding phospho-N-acetylmuramoyl-pentapeptide-transferase codes for MTSALGVAAITFFIVVCCCPVLIRGLRTLKLTQPIRSELPADHQAKRGTPLMAGIILLAGALAPLMSHRGGFALLLSAMFALFSLVGFLDDYKKAAFQDPSGISGRTKLILQFVVTGILLLVLYRYLPFNPGIYFHSEMQLSLHPGVYIVLAMLFIVGSANAINFTDGLDGLLIVVAIPTYFFFFAVSDRLEVQLFCLTMIGGLLGLLLYNIYPARAFMGDTGSLAIGGSLSFLAVIEKVEILIPLLFFVYFAEQLSVILQVWYYKKTKVRIFKMTPIHYHFSLKYGWSENKIVLIFGLVSWCCSVASWLLWKFVL; via the coding sequence TTGACGTCTGCATTAGGAGTTGCCGCTATTACTTTTTTTATCGTTGTCTGCTGTTGTCCCGTGCTCATCCGGGGGCTGCGTACGTTAAAGCTGACCCAACCGATCCGAAGCGAGCTGCCGGCGGATCATCAGGCCAAACGCGGCACTCCTTTAATGGCGGGCATCATCCTGCTGGCCGGAGCTCTGGCTCCCCTGATGTCCCACCGTGGCGGTTTTGCTTTACTTCTAAGCGCGATGTTTGCTCTTTTCAGTTTGGTGGGATTTCTGGACGATTATAAAAAAGCCGCATTCCAGGATCCGTCCGGAATATCGGGCAGGACGAAGCTGATCTTGCAATTTGTCGTAACGGGCATCCTTTTGCTAGTGCTGTACAGGTACCTCCCCTTTAATCCGGGCATTTATTTTCACAGTGAGATGCAGCTGTCCCTGCATCCCGGCGTATACATAGTTCTCGCGATGCTGTTCATCGTCGGCTCGGCGAATGCGATCAATTTCACGGACGGTCTGGACGGGCTGCTGATTGTGGTCGCCATCCCGACGTATTTTTTCTTTTTCGCGGTATCGGACCGGCTTGAGGTGCAGCTGTTTTGCCTGACGATGATTGGCGGCTTGTTGGGACTGCTGCTGTACAACATATATCCGGCCCGGGCTTTTATGGGGGATACCGGATCGCTCGCCATCGGAGGGTCGCTGTCGTTTCTGGCCGTTATCGAGAAGGTGGAAATACTGATTCCGCTTTTGTTTTTTGTATATTTTGCGGAACAGCTATCCGTTATCCTGCAGGTATGGTATTACAAGAAAACGAAAGTCCGCATTTTCAAAATGACGCCGATCCATTACCACTTTAGCTTAAAATACGGCTGGAGCGAAAATAAAATCGTGCTGATCTTCGGACTCGTTTCGTGGTGCTGCTCTGTCGCCAGTTGGTTGCTGTGGAAATTTGTGTTGTAG
- a CDS encoding Ger(x)C family spore germination protein has protein sequence MTLSRRMRLRLLWPASCLLLLTGCWSRVEINDRAFVTAIYLDRSEEGEYEVSLGFPLVNRMQTGGGLSQAAESQGNPFTIVTKKAESIPIAVRKIRSDLTREISFGHCNVIVVGKKMAESGINPILEFAMRQPDFHTNAYLMVASGKAKDVSYLTTVFERLPSEIIREFAKRRVTLDTNVKDFLEASALNGGMLAPMLVIGKTKMLSEQGKLSTWVGTDGAALFKDGKMIGTFDVKEMRAGLWVGGKMKNSMISIKSPTDGKIVSFVILYSKSKIRPVVTADQVRFDISIEAEDDIISSVSDIDINDPSQIAKLQEILSKELKGRIETAIKKSQSMKADVFGFARYLDWHYPKVWYKYGADWGEVYSRCEINVDARVAIKRTGTERNTIIRYQKD, from the coding sequence ATGACGTTATCAAGGCGAATGCGGCTGAGGCTGCTTTGGCCCGCATCCTGCCTCCTGCTTTTAACGGGGTGCTGGTCGAGGGTGGAAATCAACGACAGAGCTTTTGTGACCGCCATCTATTTGGATCGCTCGGAAGAGGGGGAATATGAAGTGTCCCTCGGGTTTCCGCTGGTCAACCGGATGCAGACCGGCGGTGGTCTCAGCCAGGCGGCGGAAAGCCAAGGGAACCCGTTTACGATCGTTACCAAGAAGGCGGAAAGCATTCCGATCGCCGTCCGCAAAATCCGCTCGGATCTGACCCGGGAAATCTCGTTTGGCCATTGCAATGTCATCGTTGTAGGCAAAAAGATGGCCGAATCCGGCATCAATCCGATTTTGGAATTCGCCATGCGCCAGCCGGATTTTCACACTAACGCATATTTGATGGTGGCTTCCGGCAAAGCGAAGGATGTCAGTTATTTGACGACCGTGTTTGAGAGGCTTCCATCGGAAATCATTCGCGAATTCGCCAAAAGGAGAGTTACGCTGGATACGAACGTGAAGGATTTTCTCGAAGCGTCCGCGCTCAACGGGGGCATGCTCGCCCCAATGCTGGTCATCGGCAAGACGAAAATGCTGAGCGAGCAGGGAAAGCTCAGCACTTGGGTGGGGACGGACGGAGCGGCGTTATTTAAAGACGGAAAAATGATCGGGACCTTCGACGTCAAAGAAATGAGAGCAGGGTTATGGGTCGGAGGCAAAATGAAAAACTCGATGATTTCCATCAAGTCCCCTACGGACGGCAAAATCGTCAGCTTTGTTATTTTGTACTCGAAGTCCAAGATCAGGCCTGTAGTCACGGCGGACCAGGTTCGGTTCGACATTAGCATTGAAGCGGAGGATGACATCATATCGTCCGTATCGGATATTGACATAAACGATCCTTCGCAAATCGCCAAATTGCAGGAGATTCTCTCTAAGGAACTGAAGGGAAGAATAGAGACCGCCATTAAGAAAAGCCAGTCCATGAAGGCGGACGTGTTCGGATTCGCGCGTTATTTGGACTGGCACTACCCTAAGGTATGGTACAAATACGGCGCCGACTGGGGAGAAGTGTATTCGCGCTGCGAGATAAACGTGGACGCCCGCGTCGCCATAAAACGAACGGGTACGGAAAGAAATACGATCATTCGCTATCAGAAGGATTAA
- a CDS encoding multidrug effflux MFS transporter — protein sequence MNSSHSGANGAPLAPASRPMPSRTAMVLILGSLGMMGPLTIDMYLPAMPTIVSDFHTSASSVQLSLTFYLIGLASGQLLAGPISDVRGRRLPMLAGLIVYALCSLLCAFTTNIWSLILLRAIQGFSGAAGMVVSRAVVRDMYSGTELTKFFTMLMLVNGAGPIIAPIIGGQLLRFTTWHGIFVVLCGVGLVMFAVILLMLPETLPAGKRSRGGFRQTVTTFGGLLRDREFMGYALSSGCVSAALFAYLSGSSFVLQNIYGVSPQMYSFIFAVNGIGFVLASQITGKLVSRFPEIRLLVAGYVIAAAGGALLLVSLLGGLGLAGVWAAFFLTVSSVGVVGPTSSSLALQSKGSAAGSAAALLGVLSLVIGAFTSPLSGLGGGHSAMPLGILIAAASGGAILCYFLLIRRSKEA from the coding sequence TTGAATTCCTCGCATTCCGGCGCGAACGGCGCTCCGCTTGCACCTGCTTCGCGTCCGATGCCCTCGAGAACGGCGATGGTGCTGATCCTCGGATCTTTGGGCATGATGGGACCGTTAACGATAGACATGTATCTTCCGGCGATGCCGACGATCGTTTCCGATTTCCATACGTCGGCCTCTTCCGTTCAACTTAGCCTGACGTTTTATTTGATCGGCCTCGCTTCGGGGCAGCTGCTGGCCGGACCGATCAGCGACGTGCGCGGACGGCGGCTGCCGATGCTCGCCGGCTTGATCGTATACGCTTTGTGTTCGCTGCTCTGCGCGTTCACGACGAACATTTGGTCGCTGATATTGCTCAGGGCGATTCAAGGTTTTTCGGGCGCAGCCGGGATGGTTGTCTCGCGGGCGGTTGTACGCGACATGTATTCGGGCACGGAGCTGACGAAATTTTTTACGATGCTTATGCTTGTGAACGGTGCCGGACCGATTATCGCTCCGATCATCGGCGGACAATTGCTGCGCTTTACGACGTGGCACGGCATATTCGTCGTGCTGTGCGGCGTGGGGCTTGTTATGTTCGCCGTCATATTATTGATGCTGCCGGAAACGCTGCCTGCGGGCAAACGCTCGCGCGGAGGCTTTCGGCAAACGGTGACGACCTTCGGCGGGCTGCTGCGCGACCGCGAGTTTATGGGCTACGCGCTTTCGTCCGGATGCGTCTCCGCCGCGCTGTTCGCTTATTTGTCCGGCTCGTCGTTCGTGCTGCAAAACATTTACGGCGTATCTCCGCAAATGTACAGCTTCATCTTCGCCGTCAACGGCATCGGCTTCGTGCTCGCCTCGCAAATTACCGGCAAGCTCGTCAGCCGCTTCCCGGAAATCCGGCTGCTCGTCGCCGGCTACGTGATCGCCGCAGCGGGCGGCGCCCTGCTGCTCGTCTCGCTGCTCGGCGGACTCGGTCTTGCCGGGGTGTGGGCGGCGTTTTTCCTCACCGTCTCCAGCGTCGGCGTCGTCGGGCCGACAAGCTCCTCGCTGGCGCTGCAGAGCAAGGGCAGCGCCGCAGGCAGCGCGGCGGCGCTGCTCGGCGTGCTGTCGCTCGTCATCGGCGCGTTCACTTCGCCGCTGTCCGGGCTCGGAGGCGGTCACAGCGCCATGCCGCTCGGAATTTTGATCGCCGCGGCTTCGGGTGGGGCGATCCTCTGTTATTTCCTGCTGATCCGCCGTTCAAAGGAGGCTTAA
- a CDS encoding spermidine synthase, protein MVNKAVKATISSLRDYISYDDEPDESYRILRRIKTPYQKIAVVKLKNGKVLIYGDGYVMFGTTEDDNIWAEAMVHIPMAVAKKRRRILMIGGGGGITTREVLRYRKVKEITVVDIDSVMMKLGKKLKPLVKFNKGALNNRKVRTVIKDGRAYVEKNRKKWDAIIIDIPEPSHDAPGLRRLFSKEFYRLLKRRLAPGGAVTIACSTLSIMPEYHSSIVATLKAAGFHVLPYHIDVMKKYGEDWGFVVAARRRLSPRRIRLRVPTRFLKSAKLKKIFTIPRKYRRKWRRWKIQTDRNHVLANIHERH, encoded by the coding sequence ATGGTCAACAAAGCCGTAAAAGCAACAATATCGTCGCTTCGCGATTATATCTCCTATGATGACGAGCCGGATGAAAGCTACCGCATCCTGCGCCGGATCAAAACCCCCTATCAAAAAATTGCGGTCGTTAAGCTGAAAAATGGTAAGGTATTGATTTACGGGGACGGCTATGTGATGTTCGGCACGACGGAGGATGACAACATTTGGGCCGAAGCGATGGTCCATATCCCGATGGCCGTTGCCAAGAAACGGCGGCGCATCCTGATGATCGGCGGCGGAGGAGGCATTACGACACGGGAAGTGCTTAGGTATCGCAAAGTCAAGGAGATCACGGTCGTAGACATCGACTCCGTTATGATGAAGCTCGGCAAGAAACTGAAGCCTCTCGTCAAATTTAACAAAGGGGCTTTGAACAATCGGAAAGTGCGCACCGTCATCAAGGACGGAAGAGCTTACGTGGAGAAGAACCGGAAGAAATGGGACGCCATCATCATTGACATCCCGGAACCGAGCCATGATGCTCCGGGACTCAGACGCCTGTTCAGCAAGGAATTTTACAGGCTGCTGAAAAGGCGGCTCGCCCCCGGAGGCGCCGTTACTATCGCTTGTTCCACGCTGTCGATCATGCCCGAGTACCACTCGAGCATTGTCGCGACGCTCAAAGCAGCCGGATTCCATGTGCTGCCTTATCATATCGATGTCATGAAAAAATACGGGGAGGACTGGGGTTTCGTCGTAGCTGCAAGAAGACGGCTGTCTCCCCGCCGCATCCGCCTGCGCGTTCCGACCCGCTTCCTGAAATCGGCAAAGCTGAAGAAAATATTTACGATCCCCCGCAAGTATCGGCGGAAATGGAGGAGGTGGAAAATCCAGACGGATCGGAACCACGTACTTGCCAACATCCATGAACGGCACTGA
- a CDS encoding spore germination protein → MFFLQWLKKGRRRALLRSAPGQAPEAMPGDTLGERLSWLRGKLKHCSDIAFHEMSLPGDVPCAFVYIINMIDQKLLQEQVITPLLSLADGLTAGELAHQVSVLKRLPVSYVETASNAGQALDALFEGTVLLLIGDHTPFIQFPLRKVEKMSIQPAQDENVIRGPKEAFVEDINTNLTMIRRRIKHPAFKTEQYQMGKYSKTTVIICYIEGICTQELLNEVKQRMSRIDVDSVLGSSYIEEFIEDNPFSPFPQLQYTERPDTAAASLLEGRVAILVDGTPMLILLPVTLYMLLQSAEDYYQRFVASTWIRWIRFMFLLISFLLPSTYIAVTTFHPEMLPHNLLLTVAAARESVPFPAIVEAFIMEITFEALREAGLRIPKPIGQTVSIIGALVIGQSAVQAGIVSAPMVIVVSITGVASFIIPHFDLGLTFRLLRFPVMILAASFGLYGIIVAIILIYIHLVTLRSFGTPYLTPTAPIHFSDWKDVLIRAPFWMLKKRPILYGTSHGQRLTYRKRPQIPQEDDGD, encoded by the coding sequence ATGTTTTTTCTTCAATGGCTGAAAAAAGGACGCCGCCGTGCTCTCCTGCGCAGCGCGCCGGGCCAGGCTCCCGAAGCGATGCCGGGCGATACGCTGGGCGAGAGGCTGAGCTGGCTGCGCGGCAAATTGAAGCACTGCTCGGACATTGCCTTTCACGAGATGAGCCTGCCGGGGGACGTCCCCTGCGCTTTTGTTTATATCATCAACATGATCGATCAAAAGCTGCTGCAGGAGCAGGTCATCACCCCTTTGCTGTCTTTGGCGGACGGACTTACGGCGGGCGAGCTGGCGCATCAAGTCAGCGTTTTGAAGCGGCTGCCCGTTTCTTATGTGGAAACGGCGAGTAATGCCGGCCAAGCCCTTGATGCCCTCTTTGAAGGTACGGTGCTGCTTTTGATCGGCGACCATACGCCTTTTATCCAGTTTCCGCTGCGGAAAGTGGAGAAGATGTCGATCCAGCCGGCGCAGGATGAAAATGTGATCCGCGGCCCGAAGGAAGCGTTCGTCGAGGACATCAACACGAACCTGACGATGATTCGGCGTCGGATCAAACACCCGGCTTTCAAGACCGAGCAATATCAGATGGGAAAATACTCGAAAACGACGGTGATCATCTGTTATATCGAGGGGATTTGCACGCAGGAGCTGCTGAATGAGGTCAAGCAGCGGATGAGCCGGATCGACGTCGACAGCGTGCTCGGCAGCAGCTACATCGAGGAGTTTATCGAAGACAATCCGTTTTCCCCGTTTCCGCAGCTGCAGTACACGGAGCGGCCGGATACGGCGGCGGCATCGCTGCTCGAAGGCCGGGTCGCCATTCTGGTGGACGGCACGCCGATGCTCATCCTGCTTCCGGTTACTTTATACATGCTGCTGCAGTCGGCCGAGGATTATTACCAGCGGTTTGTCGCGTCAACCTGGATCCGCTGGATCCGCTTCATGTTTTTGCTGATCTCGTTCCTGCTTCCTTCGACTTATATCGCGGTCACGACTTTTCATCCGGAGATGCTGCCTCACAACCTGCTGCTCACCGTGGCGGCGGCCCGGGAAAGCGTGCCGTTTCCCGCCATCGTCGAAGCATTTATTATGGAAATCACGTTCGAAGCGCTGCGGGAAGCGGGTCTTCGCATTCCGAAGCCGATCGGACAAACGGTATCGATCATCGGGGCTCTGGTCATCGGGCAATCGGCGGTACAGGCAGGCATCGTATCCGCCCCTATGGTCATTGTTGTTTCCATTACCGGCGTAGCTTCGTTTATTATCCCGCATTTCGATCTGGGTCTGACCTTCCGTCTGCTGCGTTTTCCGGTCATGATTCTTGCTGCGAGCTTCGGTTTGTACGGCATCATTGTCGCCATTATTTTGATTTACATCCATCTGGTCACACTGCGTTCGTTCGGCACGCCGTATTTGACGCCGACGGCCCCTATTCATTTCAGCGATTGGAAGGACGTGCTGATTCGAGCCCCCTTCTGGATGTTGAAAAAAAGGCCGATTTTGTACGGTACGTCGCATGGGCAGCGTTTGACATACCGGAAAAGGCCGCAAATCCCGCAAGAGGACGATGGTGACTGA
- a CDS encoding sodium-dependent transporter: MKKQQDASDPKNGTEERFSKTGFILAAIGSSVGLGNMWKFPYITGKHGGAAFFLLFIVCLIIVGLPVLLAEMVIGRGGRGNASTSFYNLTGKKVWAAFGLFAVLTAFMIMSYYAVVAGWTLHYTVQSLTGLLFEPGADYKSKFLDFAGSYTPLFWQAVVTVVCGSVLAKGVSGGIEKFNKILIPGFLIILIVLMFRALTLPGASEGVAFFLKPDFSKLDAESALIALGHAFFSLSLGMGCMLTYGSYVDKRQSLGSATLAIGFGDLVYALIAGLVIFPTVFSFGLEPGEGVGLAFMALPAAFSKMYLGSVFGGLFFALLAIAALTSAVSILEVPVAFAMERWGWSRSKSSVYVSAVCFLVGIPSALSVGGVLGGFTPGGKSIFDWVDFVTAYIAMPFGGLVVTLFTGYAWKKAGEEAGLSGFWYKAWMIALRFVAPVLILLIFLYSVGLLKV; encoded by the coding sequence ATGAAGAAACAGCAAGACGCATCTGACCCTAAAAACGGCACGGAAGAACGTTTTTCAAAGACCGGATTTATTTTGGCGGCGATCGGAAGTTCGGTCGGTCTAGGGAATATGTGGAAATTTCCCTATATCACGGGAAAACACGGCGGAGCCGCTTTTTTTCTACTGTTCATCGTCTGCCTTATCATCGTGGGGCTTCCGGTACTGCTGGCGGAGATGGTCATCGGCCGCGGCGGGAGAGGCAATGCGTCCACATCCTTTTACAACCTGACGGGGAAAAAAGTATGGGCGGCATTCGGCTTGTTCGCCGTCCTTACCGCGTTTATGATCATGTCGTATTATGCGGTCGTCGCCGGCTGGACTCTCCATTATACGGTGCAGTCGCTAACCGGATTGCTCTTTGAGCCGGGAGCCGACTACAAAAGCAAATTTCTCGATTTCGCCGGCAGCTACACGCCGCTGTTCTGGCAGGCGGTTGTAACGGTAGTCTGCGGCTCGGTGCTGGCCAAAGGCGTATCGGGCGGAATTGAAAAATTCAACAAAATATTGATTCCCGGTTTTTTGATTATATTGATCGTGCTGATGTTCCGCGCTTTAACGCTGCCGGGGGCTTCCGAAGGGGTAGCTTTTTTTCTGAAGCCGGATTTTTCCAAGCTGGACGCGGAGTCGGCACTGATCGCTCTGGGGCATGCCTTTTTCTCGCTGTCTCTGGGCATGGGCTGCATGCTCACTTACGGTTCGTATGTGGACAAGCGGCAATCGCTCGGAAGCGCCACACTTGCTATCGGCTTCGGGGATCTGGTGTACGCCTTGATCGCCGGACTGGTTATTTTTCCGACGGTGTTCTCCTTTGGTCTGGAGCCTGGGGAAGGAGTCGGTCTCGCCTTCATGGCGCTGCCGGCCGCTTTCTCGAAAATGTATTTGGGCTCCGTGTTCGGCGGTTTGTTCTTCGCGCTGCTGGCGATTGCGGCGCTGACTTCGGCCGTCTCGATTCTGGAGGTGCCGGTCGCCTTCGCCATGGAGCGGTGGGGCTGGAGCCGCAGCAAATCTTCCGTCTACGTATCGGCGGTTTGCTTCCTGGTCGGGATTCCGTCCGCACTGTCCGTCGGCGGTGTTCTGGGGGGATTTACGCCGGGCGGGAAGTCGATCTTCGATTGGGTCGATTTCGTCACCGCCTACATCGCAATGCCTTTTGGCGGGCTTGTCGTCACTTTATTTACCGGCTACGCGTGGAAAAAAGCCGGCGAGGAAGCGGGTCTCAGCGGGTTCTGGTATAAAGCCTGGATGATTGCGCTCCGTTTCGTCGCCCCGGTGCTGATCCTGCTTATTTTCCTGTATTCCGTCGGGCTGTTGAAGGTATAG
- a CDS encoding helix-turn-helix transcriptional regulator, producing MSKSKRLMELMMAVNRKRRFKVQELADEFGVSARTILRDLQELSELGVPLYSEVGPHGGYQVIRERVLPPIAFTEEEAVALFFACQALRHYSALPFETESSCALKKFYYYMPGDVRDRIDQMRNRVDFLSPIRQIESPHLAVLLDAAVGQKVVRIEYESREGASCREIQPLGIYASNGFWYCPAYCFERQQFRLFRCDRIRSVGGEPAVSKPLDLRHVHIGNWESFVKKGDAYVHVYVELSKEGVQRCEPELGRRGRLHVREDGSGWLEGDVPRTEIPFLAKFFIGLGTEAKVREPRELIDCMKRNLSEMMNHLLQ from the coding sequence ATGTCCAAATCGAAACGTCTCATGGAGCTGATGATGGCTGTCAACCGCAAGCGCAGATTCAAGGTCCAGGAGCTTGCCGACGAATTCGGTGTCTCCGCGAGGACGATTTTGCGTGACCTGCAGGAGCTGAGCGAGCTCGGAGTTCCGCTGTATTCGGAAGTGGGGCCGCACGGCGGTTACCAGGTGATCCGGGAACGGGTGCTGCCTCCGATCGCCTTCACCGAAGAGGAAGCCGTCGCTTTGTTTTTCGCATGCCAGGCGCTGCGCCATTATTCGGCCCTGCCGTTTGAAACGGAATCGTCCTGCGCGCTCAAAAAATTTTACTACTACATGCCCGGAGACGTCCGCGACCGTATCGATCAAATGAGAAACCGCGTCGATTTCTTATCTCCGATCAGGCAGATCGAATCCCCGCATTTGGCCGTCCTGCTTGACGCGGCGGTTGGCCAAAAAGTCGTGCGGATCGAATACGAGTCGCGGGAAGGAGCATCCTGCCGGGAAATACAGCCGCTCGGCATCTATGCGAGCAACGGCTTCTGGTATTGTCCCGCGTATTGCTTTGAGCGGCAGCAATTTCGCTTGTTCCGGTGCGACCGGATCCGCTCCGTCGGCGGCGAGCCCGCCGTTTCGAAACCGCTCGATTTGCGGCATGTCCATATCGGCAACTGGGAGTCGTTTGTGAAAAAAGGGGACGCGTACGTCCACGTATACGTCGAGCTCAGCAAAGAAGGCGTGCAGCGGTGCGAGCCGGAGCTCGGACGGCGCGGACGGCTTCATGTTCGTGAAGACGGCAGCGGCTGGCTGGAGGGTGATGTACCGAGAACGGAAATTCCGTTTTTGGCGAAGTTTTTCATCGGCCTCGGTACCGAAGCGAAGGTGCGGGAACCGCGGGAGCTTATCGATTGCATGAAACGAAATCTTTCCGAGATGATGAACCATTTGTTACAATGA
- a CDS encoding methylenetetrahydrofolate reductase, which translates to MLKQKILERRAGIVTYGLTPPKEDNTPEKIAEIANKLIDRMRNTEIDGLIIYDIQDEANRNEQERPFPFLKTIDPTVYGHQYLAQLDVPKIVYRCVGKYTEDELAEWIASDPGQDRFSVFVGPSSSQQEIRLSLTDAYELSRRANEKLILGGVVIPERHLRKNDEHLRVVQKMTSGCRFFVSQAIYNVEASKNFLSDYYYYCQNHQIEMVPILFNLTPCGSLKTLEFMKWLGISIPKWLENDLMNSNDILDKSVNLTKKIFEELLEFGLEKGIPVGCSVESVSTRKVEIDASVQLLNDVRAMIDRKLMVAR; encoded by the coding sequence GTGCTTAAACAAAAGATACTGGAAAGAAGAGCAGGGATCGTCACCTACGGTTTAACGCCGCCAAAGGAAGACAACACGCCTGAAAAAATCGCGGAAATCGCGAATAAGCTGATCGATCGAATGCGGAATACGGAAATCGACGGCCTGATCATTTATGATATTCAGGATGAAGCCAACCGCAACGAGCAGGAAAGGCCGTTTCCTTTTTTGAAAACGATCGATCCGACGGTTTACGGCCATCAATATTTGGCGCAGCTGGACGTGCCGAAAATCGTTTACCGCTGCGTCGGCAAATATACGGAAGACGAGCTGGCGGAATGGATTGCATCCGATCCGGGGCAGGATCGGTTTTCCGTATTTGTCGGACCGTCGTCCAGCCAGCAGGAAATCCGCCTCAGCCTGACGGACGCTTACGAATTAAGCCGGAGAGCCAATGAAAAACTGATTTTGGGCGGCGTCGTCATTCCGGAAAGGCATCTGAGGAAAAACGACGAGCATTTGCGGGTCGTGCAAAAAATGACCAGCGGCTGCCGCTTTTTCGTTTCGCAAGCGATTTATAACGTCGAGGCTTCGAAAAATTTCTTGTCCGACTATTATTACTACTGCCAAAATCACCAAATCGAAATGGTTCCCATTCTCTTTAACTTGACTCCATGCGGATCGCTGAAAACGCTCGAATTCATGAAGTGGCTGGGCATCAGCATCCCGAAATGGCTCGAAAACGATTTGATGAACTCCAACGATATTTTGGACAAGTCGGTCAATTTAACGAAAAAAATATTCGAGGAGCTGCTGGAGTTCGGTCTGGAGAAAGGCATCCCGGTCGGCTGCAGCGTGGAAAGCGTTTCAACACGGAAGGTGGAAATCGATGCTTCCGTGCAGCTGCTGAACGATGTCAGAGCGATGATTGACCGGAAGCTGATGGTCGCCCGCTGA
- a CDS encoding cell wall hydrolase — protein sequence MAVVKARDQDITLLARLLRAEAEGEGEKGMMLVGNVGINRIRANCSDFKGIRTIPQMVYQPHAFEAIIHGYFYQKARDRERRLARRAVNGERQWPAKFSLWYFRPQGDCPSTWYGQPLVARYRKHCFYQPTAETCENIYNTF from the coding sequence ATGGCTGTCGTAAAAGCAAGGGACCAAGATATTACCCTCCTGGCCAGACTGCTGAGAGCGGAAGCGGAAGGCGAAGGGGAGAAAGGAATGATGCTCGTAGGCAATGTCGGCATCAATCGCATACGGGCGAACTGTTCGGACTTTAAAGGAATCCGCACCATCCCGCAAATGGTGTACCAACCGCATGCTTTCGAGGCGATCATTCACGGTTATTTTTACCAGAAAGCGCGCGACAGGGAAAGGCGGCTCGCCCGGCGTGCCGTTAACGGGGAACGGCAGTGGCCTGCGAAGTTTTCGCTCTGGTACTTCAGGCCGCAGGGAGACTGCCCTTCGACCTGGTACGGTCAACCCTTGGTGGCACGTTACAGAAAGCACTGCTTCTATCAGCCGACGGCGGAAACCTGCGAAAATATTTATAATACGTTCTAG